The following proteins are co-located in the Carassius auratus strain Wakin chromosome 7, ASM336829v1, whole genome shotgun sequence genome:
- the fgf19 gene encoding fibroblast growth factor 19 — protein sequence MLLLLFVTVCGSSIGVESVPLPDSGPHLANDWGEAVRLRHLYAARHGLHLQINPDGEISGSYMQSSNSLVEIRPVDTGCVAIKGVASTRFLCMDRMGKLYGSHTYTKDDCSFLERIMPDGYNIYISSKHGALVNLGGAKSKLNSNNGNAASQFLPMVNTLSQEPTNHLSGEQHFSVDPEQDHQLGLEIDSMDPFGKISQIVIQSPSFNKR from the exons ATGCTCCTCTTACTCTTTGTCACTGTTTGTGGAAGTAGCATCGGCGTGGAGAGCGTCCCGTTGCCTGACTCTGGTCCACATTTGGCAAATGACTGGGGAGAAGCAGTCAGGCTCAGACATCTGTACGCAGCCAGACACGGTCTACATCTGCAAATAAACCCAGACGGGGAAATAAGCGGATCGTACATGCAAAGTTCGAACA GTTTGGTTGAGATACGACCGGTGGATACAGGATGTGTTGCCATTAAAGGTGTTGCAAGCACCAGATTCCTCTGCATGGACAGAATGGGAAAACTGTACGGATCG CACACTTACACAAAGGATGACTGCTCTTTTTTGGAACGCATCATGCCGGACGGCTACAACATCTACATCTCAAGCAAACACGGAGCCCTTGTGAATTTGGGTGGCGCAAAAAGCAAGTTGAACAGTAACAACGGGAATGCTGCATCCCAGTTTCTGCCCATGGTCAACACACTTTCTCAGGAACCTACCAACCACCTTTCAGGGGAGCAGCATTTTTCTGTGGACCCTGAACAGGACCATCAGTTGGGCCTTGAAATAGACAGCATGGACCCTTTTGGAAAGATCTCCCAAATTGTGATCCAGAGTCCCAGTTTCAACAAAAGATGA